The Heyndrickxia vini genome contains a region encoding:
- a CDS encoding phosphocarrier protein HPr, which translates to MAQKQFKVIADTGIHARPATLLVQTASKFDSEIQLEYNGKQVNLKSIMGVMSLGIGKDAQISISAEGSDEAAALESLEELLKKEGLAE; encoded by the coding sequence ATGGCACAAAAACAATTTAAAGTTATCGCAGATACTGGAATTCATGCTCGTCCAGCAACATTACTTGTACAAACAGCAAGTAAATTTGATTCTGAAATCCAACTAGAATATAACGGAAAACAAGTGAACTTAAAGTCAATCATGGGTGTAATGTCACTTGGAATTGGTAAAGATGCTCAAATCTCTATTAGTGCAGAAGGAAGCGATGAAGCAGCTGCATTAGAAAGTCTTGAAGAATTATTGAAAAAAGAAGGTTTAGCTGAATAA
- a CDS encoding DUF58 domain-containing protein, translating to MRTFLFLLITIAFLFGESWMLFIVASIAVFLYLHNFYFRKLGEKFYFDNNKELTRLNVDTEGEWLLTFVNEGYPIVKGALSISFDDCIEPTTYPFIKNRSFIEVNIPFKAWTNEQVEVRIPFLAIKRGVSRIYRLEVKVHHLFGSGAVVLNYNEIIKKKKLVYPLRKFLHNIENKPVLLHGYQETSSSLFYDPMQPIGTREYVNGDSFQHINWKASARMQKLQTKVFPNNGARTWLFVLNISDGHSINRDLEELISFTAYLIEQAVKENIAFAFAINVRTHGDIPYFYLSEGEGKIQRQKAFEMLSMLSFHTFPLPHLFMLKDIEKKDMSFPIIIHVGESAIQTDRILLSFKRKNSTIFKLDTINGQGVMKEWKQYQIEKQA from the coding sequence ATGCGCACATTCTTATTTCTCTTAATCACAATAGCATTTTTGTTTGGTGAAAGCTGGATGCTCTTTATTGTGGCTTCTATAGCTGTTTTTCTGTACTTACATAATTTCTATTTTAGGAAATTAGGAGAAAAATTTTATTTTGATAATAACAAGGAATTAACAAGATTAAACGTCGATACTGAAGGTGAATGGTTGTTGACCTTTGTAAACGAAGGATATCCAATTGTAAAAGGAGCATTATCCATTTCTTTTGATGATTGTATCGAACCAACAACATATCCGTTTATAAAAAATCGTTCATTTATTGAGGTGAATATTCCTTTTAAAGCTTGGACCAATGAACAGGTCGAGGTACGTATCCCCTTTTTGGCCATAAAAAGAGGCGTATCCCGTATTTATAGACTTGAAGTGAAAGTTCACCATTTATTTGGAAGTGGAGCTGTTGTTCTTAATTATAATGAAATAATAAAAAAGAAAAAATTGGTCTATCCTCTGAGAAAATTCCTTCATAACATCGAAAATAAGCCTGTTTTATTGCATGGATATCAAGAAACTTCATCGTCATTGTTTTATGATCCTATGCAGCCTATTGGTACAAGAGAATATGTTAACGGTGATTCGTTCCAGCATATTAATTGGAAAGCAAGTGCGAGGATGCAAAAACTTCAAACAAAGGTATTTCCAAACAATGGAGCACGTACATGGTTATTTGTATTGAATATTTCTGATGGCCATTCAATTAATAGAGATTTGGAGGAATTAATCAGTTTTACGGCCTATTTAATTGAGCAAGCAGTGAAAGAAAATATTGCATTTGCCTTTGCAATAAATGTTCGTACTCATGGCGATATTCCATATTTCTACCTTTCAGAAGGAGAAGGAAAAATTCAAAGACAAAAAGCATTTGAAATGTTATCCATGTTGTCATTTCATACTTTTCCTTTACCACATCTATTCATGTTAAAAGATATAGAAAAAAAAGACATGTCATTTCCAATCATTATTCATGTTGGAGAAAGCGCTATTCAAACTGATAGAATCCTTTTAAGTTTTAAAAGGAAAAACTCGACCATTTTTAAATTGGATACAATAAATGGACAAGGAGTCATGAAGGAATGGAAACAATATCAAATAGAAAAACAAGCTTAA
- a CDS encoding M3 family oligoendopeptidase: protein MNVRFEDYEYKRPNIEEVQASFHKELEKFKLSKSVEEQSEAMKNINKISNEIGTMFNLCYVRHTIDTNDEFYKAENDYMDEIMPLVEGLTSEYYQALVSSEFRLELENKWGKQLFDLAEGQLKTFSPEIIPLLQQENKLTSEYTKLIASAKIMFEGEERTLAQIDPFTESKDRETRKSAVEAKFGFFVAHEDEFDRIYDELVKVRTEIASKLGYKNFVELGYYRMARIDYNADMVAKFRDQVREFIVPLASKLRERQQERIGVDSLKFYDESFQFLSGNATPKGSPEWIIDNGKQMYAELSKETDEFFTFMNENHLMDLVAKKGKASGGYCTYIENYKAPYIFSNFNGTSGDIDVLTHEAGHAFQVYSSRQFEIPEYSWPTHEACEIHSMSMEFFTYPWMELFFKEDTDKYKFAHLSSALLFLPYGVAVDEFQHFVYENPEATPAERKQAWKNIEAKYLPHRDYDGLEYLEKGGFWQRQGHIYESPFYYIDYTLAQICAFQFWKKSQENHEEAWKDYIHLCKQGGSKSFTKLVKEANLISPFEDGCVESVIGTIQQWLDQVNDSKL, encoded by the coding sequence ATGAATGTGAGATTTGAGGATTATGAATATAAAAGACCGAATATTGAGGAAGTACAAGCATCTTTTCATAAAGAGCTGGAGAAATTTAAACTTTCTAAAAGTGTTGAAGAGCAAAGTGAAGCAATGAAAAATATTAATAAAATAAGTAATGAAATAGGAACGATGTTTAATCTTTGCTATGTTCGCCATACAATTGATACGAATGATGAATTCTATAAAGCCGAAAATGATTATATGGATGAGATTATGCCTTTAGTAGAAGGTCTCACATCTGAATATTATCAAGCATTAGTATCTTCCGAGTTTCGCTTGGAACTAGAAAATAAGTGGGGAAAGCAGCTTTTTGATTTAGCAGAAGGACAATTAAAAACATTTTCCCCTGAGATTATTCCTTTATTGCAACAAGAGAATAAACTTACATCTGAGTATACTAAGCTTATTGCATCTGCAAAAATTATGTTTGAAGGGGAAGAAAGAACCCTTGCACAAATTGATCCTTTTACGGAATCAAAAGACCGTGAAACAAGGAAAAGTGCGGTAGAGGCGAAATTTGGTTTTTTCGTTGCTCATGAAGATGAATTTGATCGCATTTATGATGAATTAGTAAAGGTTAGAACTGAGATTGCATCAAAACTTGGGTATAAAAATTTCGTTGAGCTCGGTTATTATCGAATGGCACGTATCGATTATAATGCCGATATGGTAGCGAAATTCCGAGATCAAGTAAGAGAATTTATAGTACCTCTTGCAAGTAAATTAAGAGAACGTCAACAAGAACGAATTGGCGTGGATTCTCTTAAATTTTACGACGAGAGTTTTCAATTTTTATCTGGTAATGCCACTCCGAAAGGGAGCCCTGAATGGATTATTGATAATGGTAAACAAATGTATGCTGAATTATCGAAGGAAACAGATGAATTTTTTACATTTATGAATGAAAATCATTTAATGGATTTGGTGGCGAAAAAAGGAAAAGCGAGTGGTGGATATTGCACCTATATTGAAAATTATAAAGCTCCTTATATTTTCTCAAACTTTAATGGTACTTCAGGTGATATTGATGTGTTAACACATGAAGCTGGTCATGCTTTCCAAGTTTATTCCAGTCGTCAATTTGAAATTCCGGAGTATAGTTGGCCGACACATGAAGCTTGTGAAATTCATTCAATGAGCATGGAATTTTTCACGTATCCTTGGATGGAACTATTCTTTAAAGAGGATACAGATAAGTATAAATTTGCCCATTTGAGCAGTGCCTTATTATTCTTACCTTATGGTGTGGCTGTAGATGAATTCCAGCATTTTGTTTATGAAAACCCAGAGGCTACCCCTGCGGAAAGAAAGCAAGCATGGAAAAATATTGAAGCGAAATATTTACCGCATCGTGATTATGATGGTTTAGAGTATCTCGAAAAGGGCGGATTCTGGCAAAGACAAGGTCATATCTATGAATCGCCATTTTACTATATTGACTATACACTTGCCCAAATTTGTGCATTTCAATTTTGGAAGAAGTCACAAGAAAATCATGAAGAAGCATGGAAAGATTATATTCATCTATGTAAACAAGGTGGAAGCAAGTCGTTTACAAAATTAGTAAAAGAGGCCAATCTTATTTCTCCATTTGAGGATGGTTGTGTGGAATCTGTCATTGGTACAATCCAACAATGGCTAGATCAGGTAAATGATAGCAAACTATAA
- a CDS encoding CPBP family intramembrane glutamic endopeptidase — protein sequence MKRSATDIKLILGILLAHVLLYITFNDKSIFWYIYTAVSLLLISYSIVNEKSEDDISTKKYLFKAIVSGIGLYLIFWIGDWFFSIVSPFLENKVIKTYHLLSPKWVWHYFVLVFIMAPGEEIFWRGFIQKRIMKHIQGWIAVLITAILNASVFIYSGNIVLIFAALVGGIVWGTLYFKFKSIPLVVISHLIFDLLLIVVLPLH from the coding sequence ATGAAACGCAGCGCGACAGATATTAAGCTAATTCTAGGAATATTGTTAGCGCATGTATTGTTGTATATTACATTCAACGATAAATCAATATTTTGGTACATATATACTGCTGTATCTTTATTACTTATAAGCTATTCTATTGTTAATGAAAAGTCTGAGGATGATATATCTACAAAGAAATACTTATTTAAAGCTATAGTGTCCGGCATAGGCTTATATTTAATCTTTTGGATTGGAGACTGGTTTTTCTCCATTGTTTCTCCTTTCTTGGAGAATAAAGTAATAAAAACCTATCATTTACTTTCTCCGAAGTGGGTTTGGCATTATTTTGTTTTAGTATTTATTATGGCGCCTGGCGAAGAAATCTTTTGGCGTGGCTTTATTCAAAAAAGAATCATGAAACATATACAAGGCTGGATTGCCGTTTTAATAACCGCCATTTTAAACGCTTCTGTATTCATCTATTCAGGTAATATCGTTTTAATATTTGCAGCTTTAGTTGGAGGGATTGTGTGGGGAACACTTTATTTTAAATTTAAAAGTATCCCTCTAGTCGTTATTTCCCATTTAATTTTTGATTTATTACTAATAGTTGTTCTCCCACTTCATTAA
- a CDS encoding YkvS family protein, translating into MKKADVGNVIEFKNGLRGVVEKVNENSVIVDLTYMENYRDLELEEKTVINHKNYTIIQESINA; encoded by the coding sequence ATGAAAAAAGCCGATGTTGGAAATGTTATTGAATTTAAAAACGGTTTACGTGGCGTTGTTGAGAAGGTGAATGAAAACTCAGTAATTGTTGACTTAACATATATGGAGAATTATCGAGATCTCGAACTAGAAGAAAAAACAGTAATTAATCATAAAAATTACACCATCATTCAAGAATCAATCAACGCATAG
- the ptsP gene encoding phosphoenolpyruvate--protein phosphotransferase: MSTILKGIAASNGIAIAKAYRLVEPDLSFEKKQIDDSSSEVQRFKDAIASATSELEVIRNHANEKLGADKAAIFDAHLLVLNDPEVISSVEGKINDEKINAESALKETTDMFIMMFEQMDNEYMRERAADIRDVRKRVLSHLLNVKIPNPSLISEEVIVVAEDLTPSDTAQLNRDFVKGFTTNIGGRTSHSAIMARSLEIPAVVGTKTAIEDISNGDLVIVDGLNGEVHINPTQEVIDQYTQEKVKYEQQKAEWAKLVNEKTVSKDGHHVELAANIGTPNDLQGVQANGGEAVGLYRTEFLYMGRDQFPTEEEQFEAYKAVLEGMKNKSVVVRTLDIGGDKNLPYLKLPEEMNPFLGFRAIRLCLEEQDMFRTQLRALLRASVYGNLKIMFPMIATLNEFRQAKAILLEEKDKLQAENIPVSDQIEIGIMVEIPSTAVLADQFAKEVDFFSIGTNDLIQYTMAADRMNERVSYLYQPYNPAILRLVKMVIDASHKEGKWTGMCGEMAGDEIAIPILLGLGLDEFSMSASSILKARSQIRSLNKSDMEKLAEKVLQLQTNDEVLEAVKNVTSL, from the coding sequence ATGTCAACAATATTAAAAGGAATAGCAGCTTCAAATGGAATTGCTATCGCTAAAGCATACCGTTTAGTTGAACCCGATCTATCATTTGAAAAAAAACAAATTGATGATAGTTCTAGTGAAGTTCAACGATTTAAAGACGCAATTGCTTCAGCTACTTCTGAGCTTGAAGTAATACGAAACCATGCGAATGAAAAGCTTGGTGCAGATAAAGCGGCAATCTTTGATGCACATCTTCTCGTACTTAATGACCCAGAGGTAATTTCTTCGGTTGAAGGAAAAATTAACGATGAAAAAATTAATGCGGAGAGTGCATTAAAAGAAACAACTGATATGTTCATTATGATGTTTGAACAAATGGATAATGAATATATGAGAGAACGTGCAGCGGACATTCGAGATGTAAGAAAGAGAGTTCTTTCCCATTTATTAAATGTTAAGATTCCAAATCCTAGTCTGATTTCAGAGGAAGTAATAGTGGTTGCAGAAGACTTAACTCCTTCCGATACCGCTCAGCTTAATCGTGATTTCGTTAAAGGATTTACAACAAATATCGGCGGAAGAACATCTCACTCTGCAATAATGGCAAGATCGCTTGAAATTCCGGCTGTAGTGGGAACAAAAACTGCAATCGAAGATATTTCTAACGGTGATCTAGTTATTGTTGATGGATTAAATGGTGAAGTTCATATTAATCCTACACAAGAAGTAATTGATCAATATACACAAGAAAAAGTAAAGTATGAACAGCAAAAAGCTGAGTGGGCAAAACTTGTCAACGAAAAGACTGTATCCAAAGATGGCCATCATGTAGAACTTGCGGCTAATATTGGTACTCCAAATGACTTGCAAGGTGTACAAGCAAATGGCGGTGAAGCAGTAGGATTATACCGTACCGAATTTTTGTATATGGGAAGAGACCAATTCCCTACAGAAGAAGAACAATTCGAAGCCTACAAAGCTGTACTAGAAGGCATGAAGAACAAATCTGTTGTTGTTCGTACATTAGATATTGGTGGGGACAAAAACCTTCCTTATTTAAAATTGCCGGAAGAAATGAATCCTTTCCTTGGCTTTAGAGCAATTCGTTTATGTTTAGAAGAACAAGATATGTTCCGTACACAATTACGTGCTCTTTTACGTGCAAGTGTATATGGTAACTTGAAAATTATGTTCCCAATGATTGCGACATTGAATGAATTCCGCCAAGCAAAGGCAATTTTATTGGAAGAAAAAGATAAACTTCAAGCGGAAAATATTCCGGTTTCAGACCAAATTGAGATTGGGATCATGGTTGAAATTCCATCAACTGCTGTTCTTGCCGATCAATTCGCCAAAGAAGTAGACTTCTTTAGTATTGGAACAAATGACTTGATTCAATACACAATGGCAGCGGATCGCATGAATGAACGCGTTTCTTATTTGTATCAGCCATATAATCCAGCCATTTTACGATTAGTAAAAATGGTTATTGATGCCTCACATAAAGAAGGTAAATGGACTGGCATGTGCGGAGAAATGGCAGGAGATGAAATTGCAATACCGATTCTTCTTGGCCTTGGCCTTGATGAATTTTCGATGAGTGCATCATCTATTTTAAAAGCACGATCCCAAATCCGTTCTCTGAACAAATCCGATATGGAAAAATTAGCTGAAAAAGTTTTACAACTTCAAACAAATGATGAGGTATTAGAAGCTGTAAAGAATGTTACTTCATTGTAA
- a CDS encoding ATP-dependent Clp protease ATP-binding subunit, whose translation MKCQKCQMNLANVQLRVNINGHTQNLHLCSECYQNEFSMKKTPFGGIPSMNGFEDIFKGLGNSPKDTVNTQEAQHTGNNSFLDKFGKNLTNIAKAGLIDPVIGRDQEINRVIEILNRRNKNNPVLIGEPGVGKTAIAEGLALKIAENNVPAKLKNKEVYLLDVASLVANTGIRGQFEERMKQLITELQSRKNILLFIDEIHLLVGAGSAEGSMDAGNILKPALARGELQVIGATTLKEYRQIEKDAALERRFQPVQVSEPTIEQAINILNGLKEKYENYHHVNYSDEAIKACVNLSHRYIQDRYLPDKAIDLMDEAGSKLNLAIGTNDRADIKERLVEIDSEKQKALEKEDYETAAKLRDEEEQLEKTLNTDEDSNHSIIVDVSLIHEIIEQKTGIPVGKLQEDEQKKMKDIEENLAKKVIGQDEAVKKIAKAIRRSRAGLKAKNRPIGSFLFVGPTGVGKTELTKTLAEELFGTKDAMIRLDMSEYMEKHSVSKLIGSPPGYVGHDEAGQLTERVRRNPYSIILLDEIEKAHPDVQHMFLQILEDGRLTDSQGRTVSFKDTVIIMTSNAGVATKEIHVGFDQNNAIKETSILDSLGSFFKPEFLNRFDNIIEFHPLNKEHLLVIVDLMINELNDSLAEQHITLDVENVVKEKLAELGYHPAFGARPLRRVIQEQLEDRIADYILDHPDQKELVATLIDNTISVSIKN comes from the coding sequence ATGAAATGTCAAAAATGTCAAATGAACTTAGCAAATGTTCAATTAAGAGTAAATATAAATGGTCACACACAGAATCTTCATCTTTGTTCCGAATGCTATCAAAATGAGTTTTCTATGAAAAAGACACCATTTGGTGGTATTCCTTCAATGAATGGATTTGAAGATATATTTAAAGGATTGGGGAATTCCCCTAAGGATACTGTGAACACTCAAGAAGCTCAACATACAGGAAATAACAGCTTTTTAGATAAATTCGGTAAAAATTTAACAAATATAGCGAAAGCAGGATTAATAGACCCTGTAATCGGAAGAGATCAGGAAATTAATCGTGTGATAGAAATATTAAACCGCCGAAATAAAAACAATCCTGTATTAATTGGTGAGCCGGGTGTCGGGAAAACAGCTATCGCCGAAGGACTTGCCTTGAAAATAGCTGAAAACAATGTTCCAGCAAAATTAAAAAATAAAGAAGTATATTTACTAGATGTTGCTTCACTAGTTGCAAATACCGGGATACGTGGACAATTTGAAGAACGAATGAAACAATTAATTACAGAATTACAAAGTCGAAAAAATATACTGTTATTTATTGATGAAATCCATCTTCTTGTAGGGGCAGGTTCTGCTGAAGGTTCTATGGATGCCGGCAATATTTTAAAACCAGCCTTGGCTAGAGGTGAGCTTCAAGTCATTGGTGCGACAACATTAAAAGAATATCGCCAAATTGAGAAGGACGCTGCATTAGAACGCCGATTCCAACCAGTTCAAGTGAGCGAACCGACTATCGAGCAAGCAATCAATATATTAAATGGATTAAAAGAGAAATACGAAAATTACCACCATGTAAATTATTCTGATGAAGCAATTAAAGCGTGTGTCAATTTATCACATCGTTATATTCAAGATCGTTATTTACCGGACAAAGCCATTGATTTAATGGATGAAGCTGGTTCTAAATTAAATCTCGCTATCGGTACTAACGATCGTGCGGATATTAAAGAACGGCTTGTTGAAATCGATTCCGAGAAACAAAAAGCATTAGAAAAAGAAGATTATGAAACGGCTGCGAAATTACGTGATGAAGAAGAGCAATTGGAAAAAACATTGAATACGGATGAAGACTCAAATCATTCCATCATTGTGGATGTATCACTTATCCATGAAATTATCGAACAAAAAACTGGAATCCCTGTCGGAAAACTTCAGGAAGATGAACAGAAAAAAATGAAAGACATTGAAGAAAATCTTGCAAAAAAAGTAATCGGTCAAGATGAAGCAGTGAAAAAAATCGCTAAAGCGATTCGTCGTAGCCGAGCAGGTTTAAAAGCAAAAAATCGACCTATCGGTTCATTCCTTTTCGTAGGTCCGACTGGTGTTGGGAAAACCGAACTAACAAAAACATTAGCCGAAGAATTATTCGGAACGAAGGATGCAATGATTCGCCTTGATATGAGTGAATATATGGAAAAACATAGTGTATCAAAATTAATCGGTTCACCTCCAGGTTATGTTGGACATGATGAAGCTGGCCAATTAACAGAAAGAGTGCGCAGAAATCCGTATAGCATTATCCTTTTAGATGAAATTGAGAAGGCACATCCAGACGTACAGCATATGTTTCTGCAGATCCTAGAAGACGGACGTTTAACAGATAGCCAAGGACGTACGGTTAGCTTTAAGGATACAGTCATTATCATGACAAGTAATGCGGGTGTAGCTACAAAAGAAATTCATGTAGGATTTGATCAAAATAATGCCATCAAAGAGACAAGTATCCTTGATTCGCTAGGAAGCTTTTTCAAACCTGAATTTTTGAATCGATTTGATAATATCATTGAATTTCATCCATTAAATAAAGAACATCTACTAGTAATTGTTGATTTAATGATTAATGAATTAAATGATTCATTAGCAGAACAACATATTACATTAGATGTGGAAAATGTAGTAAAAGAAAAACTCGCGGAATTGGGATATCATCCTGCGTTTGGTGCAAGACCACTTCGCAGAGTGATCCAAGAACAATTGGAGGATCGGATTGCGGATTATATTTTAGATCATCCCGATCAAAAAGAATTAGTAGCAACCCTTATAGACAATACAATCAGTGTGTCTATTAAAAATTAA
- a CDS encoding AAA family ATPase, with the protein MENKISELKREIAKVIVGREKDIELLTIALIQGGHILLESVPGTGKTLLAKTFAKCINGDFKRIQFTPDVLPTDVTGMQFFNPKNQQFELRQGPIITNILLADEINRATPRTQSSLLEVMEERQVTIDGETLKVEEPFMVIATQNQVESQQGTFPLPAAQLDRFFMKISIEYPTYEEERDILRKFQKEEPLSTVQAILSKEELIYLKQEVKNILISEDVEKFILLITRQTREHSAIDQGASPRAALALLKASQGHAFIQGRQFVTPDDVKIVAPYVLKHRLYLSMEASLTNTVDEIFEDIVSNIPAPVESVR; encoded by the coding sequence ATGGAAAATAAAATAAGCGAATTAAAGAGAGAAATAGCTAAAGTTATTGTCGGTCGGGAAAAAGATATTGAATTATTGACCATTGCCTTAATTCAAGGCGGGCATATTTTATTGGAAAGTGTTCCTGGGACAGGTAAGACATTACTGGCTAAAACATTTGCAAAATGCATCAATGGTGATTTTAAACGAATCCAATTCACGCCAGATGTATTACCAACAGATGTGACGGGAATGCAGTTTTTTAATCCAAAAAATCAGCAATTTGAATTAAGACAAGGACCAATCATAACGAATATTTTACTAGCCGATGAAATTAACCGAGCTACACCAAGGACACAATCAAGTTTGCTTGAAGTCATGGAAGAAAGACAGGTAACAATTGATGGTGAGACCCTTAAAGTAGAAGAACCATTCATGGTAATTGCTACACAAAATCAGGTGGAATCACAACAAGGGACATTTCCGCTGCCAGCAGCACAGCTTGATCGGTTTTTTATGAAAATATCGATAGAGTATCCTACATACGAAGAAGAAAGAGATATTTTAAGAAAATTTCAAAAGGAAGAACCATTATCAACTGTCCAAGCAATCCTTTCGAAAGAAGAGTTGATTTATTTAAAACAAGAAGTTAAAAACATATTAATCAGTGAAGATGTTGAAAAATTTATTTTATTGATTACAAGGCAAACGAGGGAGCATTCAGCTATTGATCAAGGAGCTAGTCCACGTGCAGCATTAGCGTTATTAAAAGCTAGTCAAGGACATGCGTTTATTCAAGGGCGGCAGTTTGTTACTCCTGATGATGTAAAAATCGTTGCCCCGTATGTGTTGAAGCATCGTTTGTACTTATCTATGGAGGCATCATTGACAAATACAGTGGATGAGATTTTTGAGGATATTGTTTCTAATATTCCAGCCCCTGTAGAATCGGTGCGATAA
- a CDS encoding SDR family oxidoreductase: MELGLKGKTALVIASSQGLGKAIAKVFVQEGANVLLSSRNEEQLKLVKEELSTVGTGKVDFIGCDITDPGQIRSVMDKLKREYGSLDILINNAGGPPAGGFEEISDEQWQNAFELNLLSYIRVIRECLPLLKKNGGKIINIASSSIKEPIPGLILSNTFRTGIVGLSKSLSMELAKYNILVNTVGPGRIATDRVKHLDEINAAKNNQSIEEVEEMEKQTIPLKRYGKPEEFANIVVFLASEANSYVTGSSFLVDGGKIKSI, translated from the coding sequence ATGGAACTTGGATTGAAAGGGAAAACGGCATTGGTTATCGCTTCAAGTCAAGGGTTAGGTAAAGCTATCGCGAAAGTTTTTGTACAAGAAGGAGCGAATGTATTATTATCTAGTAGAAATGAAGAACAATTAAAGTTAGTTAAAGAGGAACTTTCTACAGTTGGGACTGGCAAAGTCGATTTTATTGGCTGTGATATTACCGATCCAGGGCAAATCCGTTCAGTTATGGACAAATTAAAACGTGAATACGGTTCGTTAGACATTTTAATCAACAATGCAGGTGGACCACCAGCCGGAGGATTTGAAGAAATATCCGATGAACAATGGCAAAATGCATTTGAACTTAATTTACTTTCCTACATACGAGTCATAAGAGAATGTTTGCCATTATTAAAGAAAAACGGCGGGAAAATTATTAATATCGCCTCTTCTTCAATTAAAGAGCCGATACCAGGTCTAATCCTTTCTAATACATTCAGAACGGGAATTGTCGGTTTATCTAAATCGTTATCAATGGAACTTGCAAAATATAATATATTAGTAAATACGGTCGGACCAGGTCGGATTGCTACCGATCGTGTAAAGCATTTGGATGAAATCAATGCCGCGAAAAACAATCAATCAATTGAAGAAGTCGAAGAAATGGAGAAACAAACGATCCCATTAAAAAGATATGGGAAACCAGAAGAATTTGCAAACATTGTCGTATTTTTAGCTTCTGAAGCTAATTCCTATGTGACGGGGAGCAGTTTTCTAGTAGATGGAGGAAAAATAAAATCAATATAG
- a CDS encoding YkvI family membrane protein, which yields MKKWIGACQIAAVYVGTVIGAGFATGREIVVFFTKYGFIGILSILIAGYLFIVLGSKIMVKAIDLKAHSYEVFNQYLFGRRIAKLMNIFMLLMLLGVSGVMFSGAGSVFEDHLGLDKNIGIYLTIGLTILIMVIGTKGVFAVNSFVVPMMVLFNFIIMTQSIVAPNFANIFFHIPEVENGWRFFLSPFSYAALNLTLAQAVLVPIAYEVNDKEIVKWGGIIGGGLLTLILISSHITLVMLPNVNQYDIPMAIIVQNTFSSIYFIYVAIIYGEIFTSIIGNIYGLGKQLRQYLSLKMFWIYMMIIAVVTLISKINYGTLLSFLYPLFGYISLLFIILLWVKKDKINLKK from the coding sequence ATGAAAAAGTGGATTGGTGCATGTCAAATTGCTGCAGTTTACGTTGGAACGGTAATTGGAGCTGGCTTTGCAACAGGAAGGGAAATTGTTGTGTTTTTTACGAAGTATGGGTTTATCGGAATTTTGTCTATTCTTATTGCAGGATATTTATTTATTGTATTAGGCTCAAAAATCATGGTAAAGGCGATTGATCTTAAGGCACATTCATATGAGGTCTTTAATCAATATTTATTTGGAAGAAGAATTGCGAAGCTGATGAATATATTTATGTTGCTTATGTTATTAGGTGTTAGTGGAGTTATGTTTTCAGGTGCAGGTTCTGTTTTTGAGGACCACTTGGGATTGGACAAAAATATAGGAATATATCTTACCATTGGATTAACCATACTCATTATGGTTATTGGCACAAAAGGGGTATTTGCGGTTAATTCGTTCGTAGTACCGATGATGGTACTATTTAATTTTATCATTATGACACAATCAATCGTGGCGCCAAATTTTGCGAATATATTTTTTCATATACCAGAAGTAGAGAATGGATGGAGGTTTTTCCTCTCCCCATTTTCCTATGCTGCTCTTAATTTAACATTAGCCCAAGCTGTGCTGGTACCTATAGCCTATGAAGTAAATGATAAAGAGATTGTCAAATGGGGTGGAATAATCGGAGGGGGATTATTAACACTTATACTAATATCCAGCCATATTACACTCGTTATGCTGCCAAATGTGAACCAATATGATATCCCAATGGCAATTATTGTACAAAACACGTTTAGTAGTATTTATTTTATTTATGTAGCCATTATTTATGGAGAGATTTTCACATCGATTATTGGGAATATTTATGGTCTAGGAAAACAACTGCGACAATATCTTTCTTTGAAAATGTTTTGGATATATATGATGATCATTGCCGTAGTCACGTTAATAAGTAAGATTAATTACGGAACGCTTCTTTCATTTTTATATCCACTATTTGGTTATATAAGTTTACTATTTATCATATTGTTATGGGTGAAAAAAGACAAAATAAACCTCAAAAAATAG